The proteins below come from a single Ptychodera flava strain L36383 chromosome 6, AS_Pfla_20210202, whole genome shotgun sequence genomic window:
- the LOC139135151 gene encoding sulfotransferase 1 family member D1-like encodes MTAPEGYHYYEGVLFYENLFPASSLDAMKEFEVRKDDLYVLTFPKSGTTWAIQIASLIRGSGDLEETDRMPLYARVPFLELVKPQIKTPGHKLLESMESPRYIKSHLLKRLLPQGMFHVKPKVIYVARNPKDVLISYYEFKLHPWSWEEYFNNFLKGNVVHGCWFENIAYWWQHRNDDNVLFLFYEDMKNDLKGSVRKISNFLDKQLDENTLDEITRRSSFDVMKENKNANYKTSFGNQTEQLRFGKAGGWRSRLTPEESQAIDETFNARLAEIGLEFKY; translated from the exons ATGACAGCTCCAGAAGGATATCATTACTACGAGGGCGTACTCTTCTATGAAAATCTATTCCCGGCCTCATCGCTTGACGCAATGAAAGAATTTGAAGTCCGCAAGGATGACCTTTACGTTTTGACCTTTCCCAAGTCTG GTACAACGTGGGCCATACAAATAGCATCTCTTATTCGAGGTAGTGGTGACTTAGAAGAGACCGACCGAATGCCTTTGTATGCACGAGTACCGTTTCTTGAGTTGGTCAAGCCACAGATAAAGACTCCGGGCCACAAATTGCTAGAGTCTATGGAATCACCGAGATACATAAAGTCGCATTTGCTGAAGCGATTACTACCGCAAGGAATGTTTCACGTTAAGCCGAAG GTCATTTACGTGGCCAGAAATCCTAAAGACGTATTAATATCGTACTACGAGTTCAAACTACATCCGTGGAGTTGGGAAGAATATTTCAATAACTTTCTCAAGGGAAATG TGGTTCATGGATGTTGGTTTGAAAACATCGCGTACTGGTGGCAACATCGGAACGATGACAATGTTCTCTTCCTTTTCTACGAAGACATGAAAAAC GACTTGAAGGGTAGTGTCCGTAAAATCAGTAACTTCCTGGACAAACAACTGGATGAAAACACTCTGGATGAAATAACACGACGATCTTCATTTGACGTCATGAAAGAGAACAAAAACGCAAACTACAAAACCTCATTCGGTAATCAAACAGAACAGTTACGATTTG GTAAGGCTGGTGGTTGGAGGAGTCGTCTAACGCCCGAAGAAAGTCAAGCCATCGACGAAACGTTTAACGCTAGACTTGCAGAAATCGGTTTAGAGTTTAAATACTAG
- the LOC139135153 gene encoding sulfotransferase 1B1-like, whose protein sequence is MGMGRIFNNFLKGNVVHGCWFESIAYWWKHRNDDNVLFLFYEDMKYDLKGSVRKISNFLDKPLDENTLDEITRRSSFDVMKENKNANFRVPFGDKAEQLRMGKVGAWRNRLTPEESQAIDETFNARLAEIGLQFQY, encoded by the exons ATGGGGATGGGAAGAATTTTCAATAACTTCTTGAAAGGAAACG tcGTTCATGGATGTTGGTTTGAAAGCATTGCATACTGGTGGAAACATCGGAACGATGACAATGTTCTCTTCCTTTTCTACGAAGACATGAAATAC GACTTGAAGGGTAGTGTCCGTAAAATCAGTAACTTCCTGGACAAACCACTGGATGAAAACACTCTAGATGAAATAACAAGACGATCTTCATTTGACGTCATGAAGGAGAACAAAAATGCCAACTTTAGAGTCCCATTCGGTGATAAGGCAGAACAGCTGCGAATGG GTAAGGTTGGCGCGTGGAGGAATCGTCTAACGCCCGAAGAAAGTCAAGCCATCGACGAAACGTTTAACGCCAGACTTGCTGAAATCGGTTTACAATTTCAATACTAG
- the LOC139135149 gene encoding sulfotransferase 1C4-like → MSAPEGFHYYDGVLFYERLFPASALDAVKEFKVRKDDLYVLTYPKSGTTWTQEIVSLIKDSDDLDSTDKIPIRKRVPFLEIVPPGEERIPISKVLDTMESPRYIKTHLIKRLLPPDIFTVKPKVVYVARNPKDVLVSYYEFNLHPWPWEEYFTNFLKGNVCNGSWLENVEYWWEHRNDDNILFLFYEELKRDLKGHVRKIANFLNKPLDEATVDEITRRSSFDAMKDNPSVNFKTFIGDGQRQLRRGQSGAWKTRLTEAENEAIEKAFSKRLEEINFEFPSDS, encoded by the exons ATGAGCGCTCCAGAGGGATTTCATTACTACGATGGTGTACTCTTCTATGAACGTCTGTTCCCTGCCTCGGCGCTCGACGCAGTGAAAGAGTTTAAAGTCCGCAAAGATGACCTATACGTTTTGACTTATCCTAAGTCCG GTACGACATGGACGCAAGAAATCGTATCTCTCATAAAAGACAGTGACGATTTAGACTCAACCGACAAAATTCCCATACGAAAGCGGGTACCATTTCTGGAAATAGTCCCCCCGGGAGAAGAGCGAATCCCAATTTCGAAAGTGCTGGATACTATGGAATCACCTAGATACATAAAGACACATCTCATCAAACGACTGCTGCCTCCTGACATATTCACGGTCAAACCAAAG GTAGTGTACGTGGCTAGAAATCCAAAGGATGTGCTCGTATCCTATTATGAATTTAACCTTCATCCTTGGCCATGGGaggaatattttaccaattttctgAAAGGAAATG TTTGTAATGGATCCTGGTTAGAAAACGTTGAGTACTGGTGGGAACACCGCAATGACGACAACATACTGTTTCTCTTTTACGAAGAATTGAAACGG GATCTGAAAGGCCACGTTCGCAAGATCGCCAACTTTCTAAATAAACCTTTGGACGAGGCTACCGTAGATGAAATAACTCGTCGGTCGTCCTTCGACGCCATGAAGGATAACCCAAGcgtaaattttaaaacatttatcGGCGATGGACAACGACAATTACGCAGAG GTCAATCTGGGGCGTGGAAGACTCGCCTTACTGAAGCTGAAAATGAAGCCATTGAAAAAGCTTTCAGCAAAAGACTCgaagaaattaattttgaatttccgTCCGACTCgtaa